In one window of Mytilus trossulus isolate FHL-02 chromosome 7, PNRI_Mtr1.1.1.hap1, whole genome shotgun sequence DNA:
- the LOC134726463 gene encoding uncharacterized protein LOC134726463: MARIVTEDIEAVIRHYHRIGYTHTIICHLLNQRHAVPMKYEYLKRKVLPRLGLNNRRGVSKLTDFDIVLSTIEREMGLKEDISIADMHHRLKVNYGFVVRR; this comes from the exons ATGGCACGGATCGTCACTGAAG atattgaAGCAGTTATACGACATTACCATAGAATCGGATATACACACACAATAATTTGTCATCTTTTAAACCAGCGACATGCTGTTCCTATGAA atATGAATATCTGAAAAGAAAGGTGTTACCAAGGTTAGGACTTAACAATAGAAGAGGAGTTTCAAAGTTGACAGATTTTGATATTGTGTTATCTACTATTGAG AGGGAAATGGGTTTGAAAGAGGATATCAGCATTGCAGACATGCATCATCGTTTGAAAGTCAATTATGGCTTTGTTGTCAGACGGTAA